The Paenibacillus sp. RC334 nucleotide sequence GTTACGTTCCCCCATCTCTTCGCTTATGAACCCCGTTCATCCATTCAGAATTTGAGCTAAATTCGAATTTGTCTGTTTGTATCATGAAAGGGTCTATTCTCGTTGAATTTGATTTATTGTATCACAATACAGCACAAAAGTAATGAAAACTTATGCAACTTTCTGCATCAACAGCCAAAAGGATTTTTTATATGGTTCATTAATTTTTCAAATGAGCGAGGTCAAATATACCCCAATCTTACTTCGTCCTCTCGTAAACGACAAAACGGTAGTCGTACGGGTTTCTTTCATCCTTGACACCGGGAGTTTCACTGACTACATTCCAGCCGTTCCAATCCAGCTCAGGAAAAGTCGTATCTCCCTCGAAATTCTCATCAATCCTGGTAATGATTAGCCGATCAGCATGTGTCCAGAACAGTGAATAAATCTCTGCGCCGCCGATGATCATCAGTTCTCCCTGCGCCGCCAATTGGAGACCTGCTTCCAGAGAATGGATCACTTCTGCGCCCTCCGCCAGATAGCTCTGATCGCGGGTCAAA carries:
- a CDS encoding dihydrofolate reductase, with the protein product MSISMIWAMAQNGVIGRDNSLPWRLPRDMTFFKEQTIGKTVLMGRKTWESFGGKSLPMRRNVILTRDQSYLAEGAEVIHSLEAGLQLAAQGELMIIGGAEIYSLFWTHADRLIITRIDENFEGDTTFPELDWNGWNVVSETPGVKDERNPYDYRFVVYERTK